The Gemmatimonadaceae bacterium DNA segment GCCCCTCCAAACTCGCCAAGAATGACATCGAGCTCCCCGACGACCAACTCGAACAGCTTGATCTTCTGGTCAAGGAGCTTGAGCACGTGCGCCTCAATCGTCTGCTCAGCGGCCAGGTTGATGATGTGCGCGTCCCTCGTCTGACCAATCCGGTGGATGCGGCCGATACGCTGCTCGACAATCATTGGATTCCAGGGCAACTCATAGTTCACCAGAACATTGCAGAACTGGAGATTCAACCCCTCAGTGCCAGCGCGCGTCGATACAAACACGGCGTCAGGAGTGTTCTTGAACGCGTTCAGGCGCTTCACTCGCTCGTCTCGGGAAAGTCCCCCTTGATAGATCACGGCGCGTCGCCCAAGCGATTCCACCGACTGTCGAATCAGATCCAACGTTGGCAAATGCTCGGAGAATACGATGACCTGCTCAGTGTGCGTCCCGAGGAGGCGCTCTAGAGTCTGGAGCTTAGCGTGCTCGCTTACATCACGAGCGAAGCTCGCTAGCTTCAGCGCGTGCTGCCGGTACTCTGGAGTGATGAACTCACCCTCAGCCATTCGCTCCAGCGAAACGCCAAGTGCGGTGGACGATGAACATAGCCGCCGACAGAGGCGCATAAGCTCTAAAGTGAGAATCCCTTTTCCTGTGTTGCGCTTTCGCCGCGCTCGATCTTCCTCTGCCTCTTCTCGCGATGGCTGGATGAAGCCCTTCCGATAGAGCTCTCGTAGGTAGCCAACCGAAGCCTGATACAACGCGCGCTCTGGCGGAGTCAACCGAGTGATTGGGTGCAGCGGTATTCGCTTGGGCAGTTCGAGCGCGTGAGCGACGCTAGAGCGACGAGTGCGGACCATGACCTGAGAGGTCAAGTCTTTGAGCGCGCCCGGGTCTTTCACGCGTCGCCGATCGCCTCTCACGAGATAGCGCTGCGCGAACTCTGTCCAAGTCCCTAGCTGTCCCGGGCGCAGCAAGGTGATGAGGTTGTACAGTTCACGGAGGTCGTTCTGAAGGGGCGTCGCGGTCAGCAGGAGGATGTAGTTTCGCCGAATCTCTTGAATAAACTTGTACGTCGCCGACGACTCGTTTTTAAGCTTGTGCGCTTCGTCAAGGATGACGAGGTCCCATTGGTGACGGAGGATGGCCTCACGATGCTTTTTGGTACGAGCTCGGTCGTACGAGGCGATGCCCCGTGTAACGCGCCGCCATTCGTCGGGGCCCGTGGGCGCATCGAAGTTCTCAAAGAACTTTGATTCCAGCTCGCCCTGCCACTGATCTACGAGCGCTGCTGGCGTGAGAATCAGGATGCGCCGAGCCAGTCCGCGGACGACGAGCTCTTTTAGAATGATGCCCGCTTCGATGGTCTTTCCGAGCCCGACCTCGTCGGCGAGGAGCGCGCGCCCTCCCATCTGGCGGAGAACGGTAAGAGCGACATCGATCTGGTGCGGCAGCTCCTTTATGGTATTCGCGTTCAGCGTGATTAGGGAATCGAATCCTGGAACAAGAGACAGGCGTTCCGCCGCGCGGCGCAGGTCGAACCATTCACGGCTGTCAGGTTCCCGCTGAAGAGCGCTGGAGAACTGGGCCAATGATGTCTCGTCGACTGTCCACAACTGGGTAAGTGTTCGCATGGGTGTCGTGGGAACTCGCGGACTCATCGCGAGCGTCGGCTGCAAGCGTCGTTATCTGGCGCGCGCACTACTCGGCAGGTGAGTTGAGATCGCGCCACATCTCCAGTGATGAAGCTGTGCGGTAGACCGCATGCCGGCGAAGCGCCTTCTCGAGGGCAAAGTTATAAGGGGCGGGAAGCGTTAACGCGAGAGCGCGCGGAGCTCCCGCAAGGACCTCCTCAACTGTGAAGCTGAGCTCCTTGCCGAGCGCTAGCTGGAGAAAGAGTAGCCCCAAGTGATAGATGTCCACCCGATAGTCAATCGGGCCGAACTCATCGGGGTCAAGAACCTCAGGCGGGAGCATCCACTGCGCGCGAGTATTCTCAACGCGCAAGTCTCCCGCGACCTTTGCGACGCCGAGATCCGCCAGCTTGAACTGAATCGCCTGATACTCATCCGGGGCGACCTCGTCGTACGCGTACGAGGTAAAAACATTGCCCAGGTGAATGTCTTGATGAACGAGGCCGGCACCGTGAACGTGTGCGACAGCCTGCAGAATGCAGCGCGCAACCGGACGTCCCCAGTCTCCCACCAAATAGTCAGGCAGTGAGAAAAGGGAGGAAACCGGCTCCTCGCAGCGCTCCGTGACAATGTAGAATGTGTCCCGATACTCAAAGGCATCGTACACGAACGTGATGAACGGGTGGCGCAGAAAAAGCAGTTTCTGAAACTCGGCCTCTGCCTTTGCGCGAACTTCCTCGTACGATCCGACCGGCTTTAGTACCTTCGCGGCCAGCTGATTGTCCCATACGTCAGTGCAGGCGTATGCGACACCGAAATGGCCCTCGCCAAGCTGCTCACCCATGACAAAGGTGTTGCCGGTGGCGAGGCTAGTGATGACCTCTCCGGGCTCGGGAACCACTACACGCTTCAGCTCACCCAGTGGTCCTGAGACTTCCTTTGACACTGATCCTCTCCGGTCCAGATAACGTGTGCTTCTGCTGCGAGCGCTTCCATAGTTGGTATGAAGCGGCGGCTGGACCTCCGCCCATCCACGGGTGCAAGGTTCTGCCCCATACCATCTACCGTGCTCGCCGTCTCGCGACGGGGCACACTGCGGAGGCCAGCCGCCATGGATATGATAGGCATCGATCTCCACAAGCGCGAGAGCCAGCTCTGCATCCTCGACGGGCAGGGCGGCGTCACCGAACGACGCATCGTCACGAGCCGTGACCGCTTCACCGCGGTGCTGGGCGCGCGTCCGCCCGCGCGGATCCTCGTCGAGGCGTCGACCGAGAGCGAGTGGGTCGCGTGTCACCTGGAGGCGCTGGGCCACGCGGTCGTCGTGGCGGATCCGAACTTCGCGCCGATGTACGCCACGCGCAGCCGCCGGGTGAAGACGGACAAGCGCGATGCGCGGACCCTGGCTGACGCGCTCCGGCTCGGCGCCTATCGTCCGGCGCACCGCGTCTCGGCGGCGCGGCGGCATGTGCGCGCCGAGTTGGCGGTGCGCGAGGCCTTGGTCCGCACACGCACGCGATGCATCGCGCTCGCCAAGGCCCTCGTGCGCCGCGACGGCCTGCGCGTGCCGAACAGCACGGCCGCGTGGTTTGTCGAACGACTCACCGCGCTCCCGCTCTCGCCGGTGCTGGCGGCCGAGCTCGCGCCGCTGGTCGCGATCCTCGCGCCGCTGAACGTGCAGATCGCGGCCGCCGACGCGCGCATCGCGGCGCTCGGGCGGACGGACCCGATCGTCGCGCTGCTGCAGACGGCCCCCGCCGTCGGGCCGGTGACGTCCAGCGGCATCGTCGCGATCGCGGATGACATCGGCCGGTTCCCGTCGGCGCACCAGTTCGAGGCCTTCCTCGGGTTGGTGCCCGGGGAGCGGAGCTCGGGCGAGAAGCGGCGACTCGGCCACATCACGAAGGCGGGCAACCGGCGCGCGCGCTATCTCCTGGTCGAGGCGGCGTGGCGCATCCTCCGCTCCAAGTCAAGCGACACCGCGGTGTTGCGGGCGTGGGCGCAGCGCATCCTGCATCGCCGCGGCACGAAGATCGCGGCGGTCGCGCTGGCGCGGCGGCTCGCGGGCATCCTCTATGCGATGTGGCGGGACCAGCGGGCGTACGACGCGGGCCACCTGCGGACGCCGCAGCCCGTGCCGGCGTCCGCCGCATGATCGATGGGTAAGGGCAGGACCTGCGTGGGATCGAGATGACTGAATCGGGAGTGGTGAGCGCGACGCATTTTATGGCCGCAGGTGAGAGCCGCCCCATAGTTGGCGCCACCATTCCTTCGCAGACCCCAATGCGCCGAGGCCTCGGGCCTCACGAGCGAGCGCGAACAGAAGGATGAGCAGCACCTCGAGCAGCGCAGGCACAACTGAGTCGTGCAACAGCGTCAACGCACCTGGGGCTTGACGCGGGCCGCCGCTTCACAGAAAAATGCGGTTGTGGGGCCGCTGCCGTCCTTCCGCATCGTGGAGCAGGGGCCCCACAACCGCTACCGGATCTGCGCTTGTCGGCAGCAAGCGTCGTTATGGCGCAGGAGCCCGCTGCGCGCACTCATCGAGGACGGCAATCACCGTGTCGAGCACGGCGACAACGTCCCACAACTCATCATCGTCGAGCGCGGGGTCGTCGTCCACGCCGGGGTCATCGGAATCCTTGCCAATGACCGCATCGAAGACGGCGGCAATCAGGTGCGGCTGCGGCGACCCATGGAACATCTGCTCGGCTGGATAGCCGGCGTCGACGAGGGCCGCGGCGTCCGCGATGCGCTTTTCGGACCGCTCAAACTGCGCCGAGATCTGATCTTCGGTGGCGGGCCGGGTTCCGGGGCGATGCTCGCGGTAGATCTCGTAGCACGCAACCATGCAGTCTCGGGCGACTTCCTGCGCGTCCTCGCCGAGGTGGTGCGTGAAGCCGAGCACGAAGCCGGTCAGCTCGTCTTGAAAGGGGCCGGACCTAGCCTCGAGCTTCGCCCACTCCTTCGGCGAACTCCGCATCACGCGCGTCCAGGTCGCAGATACCTGCGCCGGTGTGAGTTTCATCTATTCGTCAGGTAGTCGCCATAACGTTCGCTTCTGCTGCGGACACTCCAATAAGATGCGCCGGCGTAGCCGGCGCTTCAATATCGTGGCCGTCGGCAGCAAGCAGCGTTATGCGGCCGGTTCGCGAAGTGGCGTGCCAAGGGCGCGGAGGACGGCCCCGGCTCTCTCAGCACGAATTGCATTGCTGCATGAACCCATGTTGATCCGTAGGTTCCGATCCGCATCGTCGAGCAGGATAAGCCAGCGCTCGCCGACAGCTAGGCGACCCCCGCACAAGCCCTCCGTCGTGAAGAGCCACACCGAGGTGGTGTCCGGAACGAGGCCCTTCCAGACCTGGCGCGAGGCGACGCGGACGTGCTGCGCCGGAAACGGGTGGCGAGCGTCGGGGTGCATGAGACGCGCGGTGTCGGATACAGCAACGACTTCGGCGATAAAGATCTCACTCGAATTGCGGATGCGCTCGTCGAGCGAGAGCTGAACGACGCAAGTGCATCGGAGCTCATCTACAGCCTCGCACTGAGGGGGTACGAGGCCCAGCAGGCCGATCAGGATCAGCTGTTTCAATGGTGGCCCTCATTCCGAGGTATCTTGGACCGCATAACGCCCCGCCGATAACCTGCGGGCGCCGAAGGCGACCGTCAGGTTCATCGGCTTGTTAGCCAGACCCGCTTCGTGTCAAGACCCCGCTGTGCGACTTGTGGTTCGTCCCCAACCGGCCAAGAGCGGGATAGCCACTATCAGCGCGTAGTAGAGGTGGACAGCGGGCTTGTAGTACCCGTCCGCAGGCCTGAACGCCATGACGATGAACAGGTAGTCACCGAGCACCGCGATGAATAGCCAAACGAGCGCGACGAGCGCGAAATAGGCCAGCGTGCTGCCTCGAAGTTTCTTGAAAGCGACCCAGAACGTGATGGCCGCCCCAATCGGAGCAATGATCCATCCGATAAGGTTCACCGGCACGAGAAACACAAGGATGATGCCGAGGACATAGCCGATGAGCCAGAGGACAAATCCCCAGCCGAGGCTGTCCCGCACTAATTGCCTATTCATACCTTCGTCCTCGTGCGCGATTGGTCCGGGCCGTTCTGTTCCCACCACTTCAGCACTCGCAACGCGCGAAGAGTGTTCCACCGGCTTGGCGCATCGATGGGTTCAAGCTCAAAGAACGTCTTCCCTTTGTACGAGTACTCCAAGAACCAGCGACCGTCCTCGCGCTGCCGTGAGTGAACGATATCGATCGCCTCTGATAGGCGAGGGTCGCGAGGCGCATCGACCGCCTGGAAGTAGTCAAGAGCCCGGAGAATGTCGTAGTGCCAACGCGGTGGGAACACAAAGCGCTTGAAATCGGACTTGATGACATTCCCAGTCCGATGCGATCTGAACAGCCGATGAGCCAACAGGAACTCGCGACCGCGCTCTGCGGCCGTCTGCGCTCGCGCATCGCCTCCGCAGTGGAGTTCGAAGAGGCGGAGGCCTTCGAGCACGCAGATTGTCGTGTTCATCGAAGCGTGTGTGGCACCGAGCGGGAGTCTACAGTTCCATCCCCCGTCGGGCATCTGCACCCTGAAGAGATGGTTCGCGATGGTTTGGATGCGCGCATCGTCAATCCTGAAATGGGACAGGATGGAGAGCACCATCCCTGT contains these protein-coding regions:
- a CDS encoding DEAD/DEAH box helicase: MAQFSSALQREPDSREWFDLRRAAERLSLVPGFDSLITLNANTIKELPHQIDVALTVLRQMGGRALLADEVGLGKTIEAGIILKELVVRGLARRILILTPAALVDQWQGELESKFFENFDAPTGPDEWRRVTRGIASYDRARTKKHREAILRHQWDLVILDEAHKLKNESSATYKFIQEIRRNYILLLTATPLQNDLRELYNLITLLRPGQLGTWTEFAQRYLVRGDRRRVKDPGALKDLTSQVMVRTRRSSVAHALELPKRIPLHPITRLTPPERALYQASVGYLRELYRKGFIQPSREEAEEDRARRKRNTGKGILTLELMRLCRRLCSSSTALGVSLERMAEGEFITPEYRQHALKLASFARDVSEHAKLQTLERLLGTHTEQVIVFSEHLPTLDLIRQSVESLGRRAVIYQGGLSRDERVKRLNAFKNTPDAVFVSTRAGTEGLNLQFCNVLVNYELPWNPMIVEQRIGRIHRIGQTRDAHIINLAAEQTIEAHVLKLLDQKIKLFELVVGELDVILGEFGGADALETELTTKFLEAGTEEEFERLIDGIGQRITASRDEGLLQEQLNSDIAADDNAMRLEREFRHLPPASRVRLGYGTRLLEKKQGVDSRRQAIGLHENEILEALEHAHVEEDHVREYGPVYRISGLTHRQRAVHLMVKADSLPMMLIEIDADAEAPLVRASS
- a CDS encoding protein kinase, producing MSKEVSGPLGELKRVVVPEPGEVITSLATGNTFVMGEQLGEGHFGVAYACTDVWDNQLAAKVLKPVGSYEEVRAKAEAEFQKLLFLRHPFITFVYDAFEYRDTFYIVTERCEEPVSSLFSLPDYLVGDWGRPVARCILQAVAHVHGAGLVHQDIHLGNVFTSYAYDEVAPDEYQAIQFKLADLGVAKVAGDLRVENTRAQWMLPPEVLDPDEFGPIDYRVDIYHLGLLFLQLALGKELSFTVEEVLAGAPRALALTLPAPYNFALEKALRRHAVYRTASSLEMWRDLNSPAE
- a CDS encoding IS110 family transposase; the encoded protein is MIGIDLHKRESQLCILDGQGGVTERRIVTSRDRFTAVLGARPPARILVEASTESEWVACHLEALGHAVVVADPNFAPMYATRSRRVKTDKRDARTLADALRLGAYRPAHRVSAARRHVRAELAVREALVRTRTRCIALAKALVRRDGLRVPNSTAAWFVERLTALPLSPVLAAELAPLVAILAPLNVQIAAADARIAALGRTDPIVALLQTAPAVGPVTSSGIVAIADDIGRFPSAHQFEAFLGLVPGERSSGEKRRLGHITKAGNRRARYLLVEAAWRILRSKSSDTAVLRAWAQRILHRRGTKIAAVALARRLAGILYAMWRDQRAYDAGHLRTPQPVPASAA